One segment of Drosophila mauritiana strain mau12 chromosome 3R, ASM438214v1, whole genome shotgun sequence DNA contains the following:
- the LOC117143018 gene encoding peptidyl-prolyl cis-trans isomerase FKBP2 has product MKLTYILLICAFVAATAASDPKVKIGIKKRVENCTRKAKGGDLVHVHYRGALQDGTEFDSSYSRGTPFSFTLGARQVIKGWDQGILGMCEGEQRKLTIPPELGYGASGAGGGKIPPNAVLVFDTELVKIEPRSGSEEL; this is encoded by the exons ATGAAgttaacttatattttgttaatCTGCGCTTTTGTGGCCGCCACCGCTGCCAGCGATCCAAAGGTGAAGATCGGCATTAAGAAGCGGGTGGAGAACTGCACCCGGAAGGCCAAGGGCGGCGATCTCGTCCACGTGCACTACAGA GGAGCCCTGCAGGATGGAACCGAGTTCGACAGCAGTTACTCCCGCGGCACTCCCTTCTCCTTTACCCTGGGAGCTCGGCAGGTGATCAAGGGCTGGGATCAGGGAATCCTTGGTATGTGTGAGGGTGAGCAGCGCAAGCTGACGATTCCTCCCGAGCTGGGATACGGAGCCAGTGGAGCGGGTGGTGGAAAGATTCCTCCCAATGCGGTGCTCGTCTTCGATACGGAGTTGGTAAAAATCGAACCGCGCTCTGGATCTGAAGAGCTGTAA